In Quercus robur chromosome 11, dhQueRobu3.1, whole genome shotgun sequence, the following proteins share a genomic window:
- the LOC126706218 gene encoding uncharacterized protein LOC126706218: MALAANSVIISHNTAFTSFDFPSSKFISNLHSHFQRFPRITITTTPSSSSSIAKATLSDVQLQDHKNNTFNTTSTTTWSEFATNVSGEWDGFGAEFTNEGNPIELPESVVPEAYREWEVKVFDWQTQCPTLAQPEEPLLIYKSIKLLPTVGCEADAATRYSIDERSIGGQDDKVSAFAYQASGSYVAVWPSEGNSSLELEYCLVNPQDRESRVRIIQVVNVDDRKMVLQKVRVFREQWYGPFRNGEQLGGCAIRDSGFAATDAMEASDVVGVWQGPRAVAKFDAFHTDLLQELRDDCVMKSVRDECDLIFLPKQLWCSFKQGTDGETCSEVGWLFDNGQEITSSCIFSAAKLKGVSIARETRAAEGV; this comes from the exons ATAACACAGCTTTCACTTCCTTTGATTTCCCTTCTTCTAAGTTTATCTCAAATCTTCACTCACACTTTCAACGTTTTCCTCGTATTACAATCACCACCActccctcttcctcttcctccatCGCCAAGGCCACTCTATCAGATGTTCAACTTCAAGACCACAAGAACAATACCTTCAATACCACGTCCACCACTA CTTGGTCAGAATTTGCCACAAATGTCTCTGGTGAATGGGATGGTTTTGGAGCAGAATTCACAAATGAAGGGAACCCAATTGAGCTTCCTGAATCTGTTGTCCCAGAAGCTTACAGAGAGTGGGAAGTAAAGGTATTTGATTGGCAAACTCAGTGCCCAACTCTTGCTCAACCAGAGGAACCCCTTCTTATATACAAGTCAATAAAGCTACTTCCCACAGTTGGGTGTGAAGCCGATGCTGCCACACGATATAGCATAGATGAGAGAAGTATTGGAGGTCAAGATGATAAAGTTTCTGCCTTTGCATATCAAGCTAGTGGAAGCTATGTAGCTGTGTGGCCAAGTGAGGGTAATTCATCGTTGGAGTTGGAGTATTGTTTGGTTAATCCTCAAGACCGAGAGTCGCGTGTGAGAATTATTCAGGTTGTGAATGTAGATGATAGGAAGATGGTGTTACAGAAAGTTCGAGTCTTTCGTGAGCAGTGGTATGGGCCTTTTAGGAATGGTGAACAGTTGGGTGGATGTGCTATCCGGGATTCTGGATTTGCTGCCACAGATGCCATGGAAGCCTCAGATGTTGTTGGTGTTTGGCAGGGCCCCCGTGCTGTTGCCAAGTTCGATGCTTTTCACACT GACTTACTTCAAGAACTGCGAGATGACTGTGTCATGAAGTCAGTAAGAGATGAATGTGACCTCATATTTCTTCCCAAGCAATTGTGGTGTTCATTTAAACAAGGAACAGATGGTGAAACTTGTAGTGAGGTGGGATGGCTCTTTGATAATGGGCAAGAAATCACATCAAGTTGTATCTTCTCTGCTGCAAAGTTGAAG GGAGTCTCCATCGCACGTGAAACTAGAGCTGCAGAGGGTGTATAG
- the LOC126706217 gene encoding calcium-dependent protein kinase 26 has translation MGNTCRGSFKGKYFQGFSQPEDHSTSTSKTNTNTNTASDYSSTSLNSQQPTSQEFSKEYPNNNNLPAISPTKKEVIMKRGVESHAYYVLGHKTANIRDLYELGRKLGQGQFGTTYLCTEIVTGIDYACKSISKRKLISKEDVEDVRREIQIMHHLAGHKNIVTIKGAYEDPLYVHIVMELCAGGELFDRIIQRGHYTERKAAELTKIIVGVVEACHSLGVMHRDLKPENFLLVNKDDDFSLKAIDFGLSVFFKPGQIFTDVVGSPYYVAPEVLLKHYGPEADVWTAGVMLYILLSGVPPFWAETQQGIFDAVLKGHIDFESEPWPLISDSAKDLIRKMLCSQPSERLNAHEVLSHPWICENGVAPDRPLDPAVLSRLKQFSAMNKLKKMALRVIAESLSEEEIAGLREMFTAMDTDNSGSITFDELKAGLRRYGSTLKDTEIRDLMEAADIDNSGTIDYGEFIAATVHLNKLEREEHLIAAFRYFDKDGSGHITVDELQQACQDHNLSDVIIEDIIKEVDQDNDGTIDYGEFVAMMQKGNAGIGRRTMRNSLNLSMRDAPGAH, from the exons ATGGGCAATACATGCCGTGGATCTttcaaaggaaaatattttcagggcTTCAGCCAGCCCGAAGACCATTCTACTTCTACTTCCAAGACCAATACCAATACCAATACCGCCTCTGATTACTCCTCTACCAGCTTAAATTCCCAGCAGCCTACCTCCCAAGAGTTCTCCAAAGAATAccccaataataacaacttacctGCAATTAGTCCCACCAAGAAAGAAGTCATCATGAAACGTGGTGTGGAGAGCCATGCTTATTATGTGTTGGGTCATAAGACTGCTAACATTCGTGATCTTTACGAGTTGGGTCGGAAATTAGGACAGGGACAATTCGGGACTACTTATTTGTGCACGGAGATTGTCACGGGGATTGACTATGCGTGCAAGTCAATCTCAAAGAGGAAGTTGATTTCTAAGGAGGATGTGGAAGATGTTAGGAGGGAGATTCAGATAATGCATCATTTGGCAGGTCACAAGAATATTGTGACCATCAAGGGTGCTTATGAGGACCCATTGTATGTGCATATTGTGATGGAGCTTTGTGCTGGGGGTGAGTTGTTTGACAGGATCATCCAGAGGGGACATTACACTGAGAGGAAGGCTGCTGAATTGACAAAGATCATTGTAGGGGTTGTTGAGGCTTGCCACTCACTCGGGGTTATGCATAGAGACTTGAAGCCGGAGAATTTCTTGTTGGTTAACAAGGATGATGATTTCTCTCTCAAAGCCATTGATTTTGGGCTCTCAGTTTTCTTTAAACCAG GCCAAATTTTCACTGATGTGGTTGGAAGCCCATATTATGTGGCTCCTGAGGTACTCCTCAAGCATTATGGGCCAGAGGCAGATGTATGGACTGCAGGGGTCATGCTGTATATATTGCTAAGTGGTGTGCCACCATTTTGGGCAG AAACACAGCAGGGAATTTTTGATGCGGTGTTGAAGGGACATATTGACTTTGAATCAGAACCATGGCCCCTAATATCTGACAGTGCAAAAGACCTAATCCGGAAAATGCTGTGTTCTCAACCTTCAGAACGCTTGAATGCTCATGAAGTTTTAA GCCATCCTTGGATATGTGAAAATGGAGTTGCTCCTGACAGACCATTGGATCCAGCCGTACTTTCTCGTCTCAAGCAGTTCTCTGCAATGAATAAGTTAAAGAAGATGGCTTTACGC GTAATAGCTGAAAGCCTTTCTGAGGAGGAGATTGCTGGTTTGAGAGAAATGTTTACGGCAATGGATACTGATAACAGTGGTTCAATTACGTTTGATGAACTGAAAGCTGGTTTGCGAAGATATGGCTCTACCTTGAAGGATACAGAAATACGTGATCTTATGGAAGCg GCTGATATTGACAACAGTGGGACTATCGACTATGGGGAATTTATAGCTGCAACAGTTCATCTTAATAAACTAGAACGTGAGGAGCATCTCATTGCAGCATTTCGATACTTTGACAAGGATGGAAGCGGTCATATTACAGTTGATGAGCTCCAGCAAGCTTGTCAAGATCATAACCTAAGTGATGTTATTATTGAAGATATAATAAAAGAAGTTGATCAAGATAAT GATGGAACAATCGATTATGGTGAATTTGTTGCTATGATGCAAAAGGGCAATGCTGGAATTGGAAGACGAACTATGCGAAACAGTCTGAATTTGAGCATGAGAGATGCCCCTGGTGCTCATTAG